Proteins co-encoded in one Pseudorhizobium banfieldiae genomic window:
- a CDS encoding ABC transporter ATP-binding protein codes for MLRLENIHAGYGPTTILHDISLAVEAGEVVTIVGANGAGKTTTLRTIAGLIRPTTGKITFEGEDVTRLSSHEMVDRGITLIPEGRQLFPDMTVQENLLMGAYRKAARQHKDAALEEVLSLFPRVRERLSQKAGSLSGGEQQMVAIARGMMARPKLLMFDEPSLGLAPIIVTQVFDVIETIVKTGATVLIVEQNVFHTLKAADRGYVLENGEIVLADTSDALLHNDHVRQAYLGI; via the coding sequence ATGCTCAGGCTTGAGAACATTCACGCCGGCTACGGCCCGACAACCATTCTTCACGATATCTCACTGGCCGTGGAGGCCGGGGAAGTCGTCACCATTGTGGGCGCAAATGGCGCTGGCAAGACCACCACTCTTCGTACCATTGCCGGACTGATCCGCCCTACCACAGGCAAGATTACCTTCGAAGGTGAGGACGTCACCCGGCTTTCCTCGCACGAGATGGTCGATCGAGGCATCACCTTGATCCCGGAAGGGCGTCAGCTTTTCCCGGACATGACGGTTCAGGAAAACCTTTTGATGGGCGCTTATCGTAAGGCGGCACGGCAGCACAAGGACGCTGCTCTGGAGGAGGTCCTGTCGCTGTTCCCGCGAGTGCGCGAGCGTCTTTCCCAGAAAGCCGGATCATTGTCAGGCGGCGAACAGCAGATGGTCGCAATCGCCCGTGGCATGATGGCTCGGCCCAAACTCTTGATGTTCGACGAGCCTTCTCTCGGCCTTGCGCCGATCATCGTCACGCAGGTGTTCGACGTTATCGAGACGATTGTGAAGACAGGGGCAACCGTCCTGATCGTCGAGCAGAACGTCTTCCACACACTGAAGGCGGCTGACAGGGGCTACGTGCTCGAGAACGGCGAGATCGTCCTTGCCGACACGTCCGATGCGCTGCTCCACAACGACCATGTCCGTCAAGCATATCTGGGAATCTGA
- a CDS encoding ABC transporter permease subunit, whose amino-acid sequence MTDISSTSPRPQAASNGWMLKAIPLAVILASLLLIPVMVGNQFVYHIFITICIFAALSTAWNIVGGFAGQLSLGHAIFYGIGAYTGVILMNMGISPWIGMFAGAAIAVVAAVIISYPCFRLHGPFFALATIAFLEVFRVLALHWRELTGGATGLMIPLQIGWEWMVFRDRLPQLLIAFGLLLLTLAVAWWIRSHRMGFYLVATRERESAALAAGVGTVRVRLAAVAVSAALTAFVGTFHAMYLTFIEPAAMFSLQMSIQIAMFALIGGLGTVFGPLLGAVLLVPISELARGWLGAHALGLHGFVYGVVLMLVVLFMPNGLMGLISRFTKQRRERGVSAGTIAASAATSDASQRAPIGSDVMRVEHLQKHFGGLHVTNDVGFTLREGEILGLIGPNGAGKTTVFNMISGFLKPDSGSVTVRAADGSWQSPATPGDFATIGVGRTFQIVQPFAAMTVEENIMVGAFHRYSDVEEAREVARETAERMGLGPWLHAEARGLTIGGLKRLEVARVMAMKPRILLLDEVMAGINQTDVRRAIDLMKSIRDSGVSIVAIEHVMQAVMSLSDRVIVLNSGKIIAQGEPREVVKDPVVVEAYLGKEFIDAQA is encoded by the coding sequence ATGACAGATATTTCCTCCACTTCCCCCAGACCGCAGGCAGCCTCCAATGGCTGGATGCTGAAGGCTATCCCACTTGCGGTTATCCTTGCATCACTGCTCCTCATCCCCGTCATGGTCGGCAACCAGTTCGTCTACCATATCTTCATCACGATCTGCATCTTCGCTGCCCTTTCAACAGCCTGGAACATCGTGGGTGGCTTTGCCGGCCAGCTTTCGTTGGGCCATGCCATCTTCTACGGGATTGGCGCCTACACCGGTGTCATCCTGATGAACATGGGGATCAGTCCGTGGATCGGGATGTTCGCCGGCGCTGCGATAGCCGTCGTGGCCGCAGTGATCATCAGCTATCCCTGCTTCCGCCTGCACGGTCCTTTCTTCGCTCTTGCTACCATTGCTTTTCTGGAAGTGTTCCGGGTTCTCGCCCTTCATTGGCGTGAACTCACTGGCGGCGCAACTGGGTTGATGATCCCTTTGCAGATTGGTTGGGAATGGATGGTCTTTCGTGACCGGCTCCCCCAATTGCTCATCGCGTTCGGCCTGCTTCTGCTGACCTTGGCGGTCGCTTGGTGGATCCGCTCGCACAGGATGGGCTTCTACCTCGTGGCGACTCGCGAGCGGGAATCGGCAGCACTGGCCGCTGGCGTTGGAACGGTACGGGTGCGGCTCGCAGCCGTTGCGGTATCTGCCGCACTCACGGCCTTTGTCGGTACATTTCATGCCATGTATCTGACATTCATTGAGCCCGCTGCGATGTTCTCACTGCAAATGTCGATCCAGATCGCGATGTTTGCCCTGATCGGCGGCTTGGGGACCGTGTTCGGTCCCCTCCTCGGCGCTGTTCTTCTCGTACCCATCAGCGAACTGGCGCGTGGTTGGCTTGGGGCGCATGCGCTGGGCCTCCACGGCTTCGTCTATGGCGTTGTCTTGATGCTGGTCGTTCTGTTCATGCCCAACGGCCTGATGGGGCTGATCTCTCGCTTCACGAAGCAGAGGCGTGAGCGGGGCGTGTCAGCAGGCACGATTGCCGCAAGCGCGGCTACGTCCGACGCAAGCCAGAGGGCACCGATCGGTTCCGACGTCATGCGTGTGGAGCACCTGCAGAAGCATTTCGGCGGCCTTCACGTCACCAACGACGTCGGATTCACGCTCAGGGAAGGAGAAATCCTCGGGTTGATCGGGCCGAATGGTGCAGGCAAGACAACCGTCTTCAACATGATTTCCGGCTTTCTGAAACCGGATAGCGGATCGGTAACGGTTCGCGCCGCCGACGGTAGCTGGCAAAGTCCTGCTACTCCTGGCGATTTCGCAACGATTGGCGTCGGTCGCACCTTCCAGATCGTTCAGCCATTCGCCGCAATGACCGTTGAAGAGAACATCATGGTCGGCGCGTTCCATCGATATTCCGATGTCGAAGAAGCCCGCGAAGTTGCGCGTGAGACGGCCGAGCGGATGGGGCTTGGGCCTTGGCTCCATGCCGAGGCACGCGGGTTGACCATAGGCGGCCTGAAGCGGCTGGAAGTCGCTCGTGTCATGGCGATGAAGCCACGCATCCTCTTGCTCGACGAAGTGATGGCGGGGATCAACCAGACGGATGTTCGCCGGGCGATCGACCTGATGAAGTCGATCCGCGACAGCGGCGTCAGCATCGTTGCCATCGAGCACGTCATGCAGGCGGTAATGTCCCTCTCGGATCGCGTGATCGTTCTAAATTCCGGCAAGATCATCGCCCAGGGCGAGCCTCGCGAGGTGGTCAAGGATCCCGTGGTCGTCGAGGCCTATCTTGGAAAGGAATTCATCGATGCTCAGGCTTGA
- a CDS encoding branched-chain amino acid ABC transporter permease, with product MNTFLQVLTNGIMLGSLFAIVAVGLTLIFGIVKVVNFAHGEFLMVGMYLTYVLTTWMGIHPFATVILVAPALFLLGAVTQRFLIQPLMSADDDHIQIFATVGLSTALINLALLVFGADIASTPASGLRTPLQLGPVRLLSGQVAILVASIAVVVVLQFFLSRTQTGRAIRAVAQNRAAAQLMGINVNWIYILTFGIGAACVGVASVLIAPLYPTSSGIGTYFVLTAFVVVVLGGLGSIGGAFAGAMIIGLIDSFAGFYIGSDLREVAVFGVFLLILILKPSGLFSSRLNLSHVSP from the coding sequence ATGAACACTTTCTTACAAGTTCTCACCAACGGGATCATGCTCGGCAGTCTATTCGCCATCGTCGCCGTGGGCCTGACCTTGATCTTCGGCATCGTCAAAGTCGTCAACTTCGCCCACGGGGAATTCCTCATGGTGGGCATGTATCTGACTTACGTCCTGACGACCTGGATGGGGATCCACCCATTTGCGACGGTTATTCTCGTTGCACCGGCCCTCTTTCTTCTGGGCGCCGTGACACAGCGGTTCCTGATACAGCCCCTGATGTCTGCCGACGACGATCACATACAGATCTTCGCTACTGTTGGACTTTCGACCGCGCTTATCAACCTGGCGCTGTTGGTCTTCGGTGCCGACATCGCTAGCACGCCGGCAAGTGGACTCCGAACTCCTCTGCAACTTGGTCCTGTACGCCTGCTCTCGGGCCAGGTTGCCATCCTAGTTGCTTCCATTGCAGTTGTCGTGGTTCTCCAGTTTTTCCTTTCGCGCACCCAGACCGGGCGTGCCATCCGCGCCGTCGCCCAAAACCGCGCGGCTGCTCAGCTGATGGGTATCAATGTCAATTGGATCTACATCCTGACCTTTGGCATCGGCGCCGCCTGTGTGGGAGTCGCCTCGGTCCTCATCGCCCCGCTCTATCCAACCTCGTCTGGTATCGGCACATACTTCGTCCTGACCGCGTTCGTCGTCGTCGTTCTGGGAGGTCTTGGATCGATCGGAGGGGCCTTTGCCGGCGCCATGATCATCGGCCTGATCGACAGCTTTGCGGGATTTTACATCGGCTCCGACCTTCGTGAGGTCGCCGTCTTTGGCGTGTTCCTCTTGATCCTCATCCTGAAGCCGTCGGGCCTGTTCAGCTCGCGTCTCAACCTATCGCACGTGTCGCCATGA
- a CDS encoding ABC transporter substrate-binding protein, whose amino-acid sequence MKLSYLMKTTAIALALTATAAQAEVKFGSLYPFSGQLALLGEESARGLELAVEEINAAGGIQGEQITLVRGDAVDNNQAIGEARRLTSLEGVKAIFGTYSSARSIAASQVTELAGIPYFELGAVAEEVTGRGMKYLFRTNPTADDMAKMIIQMVVEKVGPGIGKEPADLKIAIIHEDSSYGTSVAERQNAYAKEAGLNIVTTQAYPAAIVDMSSLVLDLKNREVDIVLQTSYQNDSVLFLQQANEAGYKPSAIIGGGGGYSMQPTADAVGHDVIEGVLDVDFTQYTVNTSYTPGLEQFVEAYQKKYGSAPRSGHSLNNYVGAKVILEALGKASDLEPDTIVDTVKAIDIEAGVTAAGYGFKFGDDNQNERAEMMGMQWQDGKLVTVFPDSAAMTPIKLGE is encoded by the coding sequence ATGAAACTGTCGTACCTAATGAAGACTACTGCCATCGCTCTGGCGTTGACCGCAACCGCGGCGCAAGCCGAAGTCAAATTCGGCTCGCTTTACCCGTTCAGCGGACAGCTCGCCCTTTTGGGTGAAGAGAGTGCGCGTGGTCTTGAACTGGCCGTAGAAGAAATCAATGCCGCCGGCGGCATTCAAGGTGAACAGATCACCTTGGTGCGAGGTGATGCGGTCGACAACAACCAGGCGATCGGCGAGGCGCGGCGCCTGACTTCGCTCGAAGGCGTCAAAGCCATCTTTGGCACCTATTCATCTGCACGCTCGATTGCAGCCAGCCAGGTGACCGAGCTGGCTGGTATTCCCTACTTCGAGCTTGGTGCTGTGGCCGAGGAAGTCACCGGGCGCGGCATGAAATACCTCTTCCGTACTAATCCCACCGCTGACGACATGGCCAAGATGATCATTCAGATGGTGGTAGAGAAAGTCGGACCCGGTATCGGCAAAGAGCCGGCTGACTTGAAGATCGCGATCATCCACGAAGACTCCAGCTACGGTACATCCGTTGCCGAGCGGCAGAACGCCTACGCCAAAGAAGCCGGTCTCAACATCGTGACGACCCAGGCCTATCCCGCGGCTATCGTGGACATGTCGTCCCTGGTGCTCGACCTGAAGAACCGAGAGGTCGATATCGTTCTTCAGACGTCCTACCAGAACGACTCAGTTCTCTTTCTGCAGCAGGCGAACGAGGCGGGGTACAAGCCTTCCGCCATCATTGGCGGCGGCGGCGGCTACTCGATGCAACCTACCGCGGACGCAGTCGGCCATGACGTGATCGAAGGCGTACTGGACGTCGACTTCACCCAATACACTGTCAACACGAGCTACACGCCTGGCCTGGAACAGTTCGTTGAGGCGTATCAGAAGAAATACGGCTCGGCTCCCCGTTCGGGACATTCCCTCAACAACTATGTGGGCGCAAAAGTCATTCTTGAAGCCCTTGGAAAAGCCTCCGACCTTGAGCCGGATACCATCGTCGACACCGTGAAGGCCATCGACATCGAGGCTGGCGTCACCGCTGCTGGTTATGGCTTCAAGTTCGGCGACGACAATCAGAACGAACGCGCTGAAATGATGGGGATGCAGTGGCAGGACGGAAAGCTGGTCACCGTGTTCCCGGATTCCGCTGCCATGACGCCAATCAAGCTGGGTGAGTAA
- a CDS encoding acetolactate synthase catalytic subunit → MNMVANHPVKSAGSNMTGAHLLAAALQRHGVKEIFGQSIPSALFLAAPDYGIRQIGYRTENAGAAMADAYARTSGKVAVVTAQNGPAATLLVPGLAEAFKASIPMVAIVQDVSRRFTDKNAFQELDHFALFGGVAKWVRRVADPQRIDDYVDMAFTAAASGRAGPAVLLVPLDVLDERPDLDPAAPQRSASLGAFPLDRTVADPERIAAAADLIAAAKAPIVIAGGGVHSSQAWAQLEALQALGLPVATTVMGKGAVAEGNPLSVGVVGYFMAPRGRSSHLRSLVTEADVVILVGNRTNQNGTDSWSLYPKNATYIHIDIESSEVGRNYEALRLVGDAKLTLAALEAELRKRDLSAVASRRPRIEATIASGRTAHDEDMKRLVDMDAAPLRPERILADIDAVLTPETITVADASYSSIWIANFLTAQKAGQRFLTPRGIAGLGWGLPYAIGAKTARPDAPVICLTGDGGFGHVWSELETARRMKLPVVVVVLNNQILGYQKHAELSLFGDFTDVCDFEAVDHAAIARAVGCDGIRVEKPSDFLPALKNALASGQTTVLDVITDQRAYPPITSFEGKEALNY, encoded by the coding sequence ATGAACATGGTCGCCAATCATCCGGTCAAGTCCGCCGGCAGCAACATGACCGGAGCCCATCTTCTGGCGGCTGCACTTCAAAGGCATGGCGTGAAGGAAATCTTCGGTCAGAGCATTCCCTCCGCACTGTTTCTCGCGGCCCCGGACTATGGGATCCGCCAGATCGGCTATCGCACGGAGAATGCAGGCGCTGCCATGGCGGACGCCTATGCCCGCACCTCTGGCAAGGTTGCCGTTGTCACTGCCCAAAACGGGCCTGCGGCCACGCTTCTCGTTCCAGGCCTTGCTGAAGCATTCAAGGCATCAATTCCTATGGTGGCAATCGTACAAGATGTGTCGCGCCGGTTCACCGACAAGAACGCCTTCCAGGAACTCGATCATTTCGCCTTGTTTGGCGGGGTCGCGAAATGGGTGCGCCGGGTCGCCGATCCTCAACGCATCGATGACTATGTCGACATGGCGTTTACGGCAGCCGCCAGCGGTCGCGCCGGTCCTGCGGTGCTGCTGGTGCCACTCGATGTGCTGGACGAGCGACCTGATCTTGATCCTGCGGCGCCGCAACGTTCGGCCTCGCTCGGCGCCTTCCCGCTCGACCGGACTGTCGCTGATCCGGAACGGATAGCGGCCGCAGCCGACCTGATTGCCGCTGCCAAGGCGCCGATCGTCATCGCCGGTGGCGGGGTACATTCCTCCCAGGCGTGGGCGCAACTGGAAGCCTTGCAAGCGCTCGGCCTTCCAGTTGCGACCACGGTCATGGGCAAAGGCGCGGTGGCCGAGGGCAACCCACTTTCCGTAGGCGTCGTAGGCTACTTCATGGCGCCGCGGGGCCGCTCATCCCACCTGCGCTCATTGGTCACTGAAGCCGACGTCGTCATCCTCGTTGGCAACCGGACGAACCAGAACGGTACGGATAGCTGGTCGCTCTACCCGAAGAACGCCACCTATATCCATATTGACATCGAGAGCAGCGAAGTTGGTCGAAACTATGAGGCTCTCCGCCTGGTCGGGGATGCCAAGCTGACGCTTGCTGCGTTGGAAGCCGAGCTGAGGAAGCGGGACCTCTCGGCCGTTGCGTCGAGACGCCCGAGGATAGAAGCCACTATCGCCAGCGGACGCACGGCCCACGACGAAGACATGAAGCGTCTCGTCGACATGGATGCGGCTCCTCTTCGCCCGGAGCGTATTCTTGCCGACATCGACGCTGTTCTGACCCCGGAGACCATCACGGTTGCCGATGCAAGCTACTCGTCGATCTGGATCGCAAACTTCCTTACGGCCCAAAAGGCCGGGCAGCGCTTTCTCACGCCGCGAGGCATTGCAGGGCTCGGTTGGGGGCTACCCTACGCAATCGGTGCGAAGACGGCCCGGCCGGATGCACCCGTGATCTGCCTTACGGGCGACGGCGGCTTCGGCCATGTCTGGTCGGAACTGGAAACCGCCCGGCGCATGAAGCTGCCAGTCGTGGTGGTCGTGCTCAACAACCAGATTCTGGGATATCAGAAACACGCAGAGCTTAGCCTCTTCGGCGACTTTACAGACGTATGTGACTTCGAAGCCGTCGATCACGCGGCAATCGCGCGTGCCGTTGGCTGCGACGGCATCCGTGTTGAGAAGCCATCGGACTTCCTGCCTGCGCTGAAGAATGCGCTAGCAAGCGGACAGACGACGGTACTGGACGTCATCACCGACCAGCGGGCCTATCCGCCAATCACCAGCTTCGAAGGCAAGGAAGCCCTGAACTACTAA
- a CDS encoding NAD(P)H-quinone oxidoreductase, giving the protein MTSTLRAVIARQPGGPEVLELVNRPCPNPGVGEMLVRVRAAGINRPDVMQRQGNYPPPPGASDVLGLELAGTVEAVGPDVREFKQDDRVMALVHSGAYADWAIVQEGATLPIPDSLDFTEAAAFPETFFTVWSNVFERARLAAGETILIHGGTSGIGTTAISLAKALGSQVITTAGSDEKCQACLDLGADAAINYRTQDFVSESRRLTHGRGPDVILDMVGGDYIARNLEAVAVDGRIAQIAFLGGAKAEVDFTPLLMKRVTLTGSTLRARPIEMKAKLAKALREKVLPLIQAGKVKPLIDSVFAFEDVRNAHARMDTGAHIGKIVLSMPNGEDTPQQGAKA; this is encoded by the coding sequence ATGACCTCTACTTTGCGAGCCGTAATTGCCAGACAGCCGGGTGGACCGGAGGTTCTAGAATTGGTCAACCGTCCATGCCCCAATCCTGGTGTTGGAGAGATGTTGGTACGTGTCCGTGCTGCGGGCATCAATCGGCCCGATGTCATGCAGCGGCAGGGCAACTACCCACCACCTCCCGGAGCTTCTGACGTTCTGGGACTGGAGCTTGCCGGTACGGTGGAAGCGGTTGGCCCGGACGTCCGTGAATTCAAGCAGGATGATCGAGTGATGGCACTCGTTCATAGCGGTGCCTACGCAGATTGGGCGATCGTTCAGGAGGGGGCCACGCTACCGATTCCAGACAGCCTTGACTTCACTGAGGCTGCCGCATTCCCGGAAACGTTCTTTACGGTGTGGAGCAATGTCTTCGAACGGGCTCGCCTGGCTGCGGGTGAGACGATCTTGATCCACGGCGGCACATCAGGGATCGGGACTACGGCTATATCGCTGGCGAAGGCGTTAGGATCGCAAGTGATCACAACGGCGGGCTCGGACGAAAAATGCCAGGCCTGCCTCGACCTGGGAGCGGACGCGGCGATCAATTACCGAACGCAGGACTTCGTCAGCGAAAGTCGACGTCTAACCCATGGGCGTGGTCCGGATGTCATCCTGGACATGGTTGGCGGTGACTATATCGCCCGCAACCTGGAAGCGGTTGCCGTTGATGGCAGGATCGCGCAGATCGCTTTCCTCGGAGGCGCGAAAGCGGAGGTGGACTTCACGCCACTGCTGATGAAGCGCGTCACCCTCACCGGATCCACGCTTCGTGCTCGTCCAATCGAAATGAAAGCGAAGCTCGCCAAAGCGCTACGCGAAAAGGTCCTGCCACTCATTCAGGCAGGCAAGGTGAAGCCGCTAATCGATTCCGTCTTCGCCTTCGAAGACGTCCGGAATGCACATGCCCGCATGGATACGGGAGCACATATTGGGAAGATCGTTCTTTCCATGCCGAACGGCGAAGACACGCCACAACAGGGAGCAAAGGCATGA
- a CDS encoding zinc-dependent alcohol dehydrogenase, which produces MLAFRKTTPAFGADIVTIPEPTLPAAGMATVAVAAAGICGSDIHAYEWTPGYEFMEACLPLTLGHEFSGVVEGVGADVLDIEIGDRVVCWPTIACGKCLACSSERPQDCTDRRIIGLHVDGAFAGRVTVPAINCRKVPDNLPLDIAALAEPLAVSVHAVNLAEISDGDRVVVLGPGPIGLGMAFVASQRGADVLIAGFNDDVRLQHARDLGIAGTVDLATETLAEAVQRHFGRPVDRVLEATGISTSVAEGLAILRSSGIFVVAGIHSRPLELDLTRFVREKKQLRAAHDTTNEALLEAISLLAEHTHLLSTLATHRLPLSRAAEGFELARSREAVKVLLIPEGQHV; this is translated from the coding sequence TTGCTTGCCTTTCGTAAGACGACGCCGGCTTTCGGCGCCGATATCGTTACAATTCCCGAGCCCACTTTGCCAGCAGCAGGCATGGCGACTGTCGCGGTGGCGGCAGCCGGGATCTGTGGCAGCGACATTCACGCCTATGAGTGGACGCCAGGCTACGAGTTCATGGAAGCATGCCTGCCCCTGACGCTGGGGCACGAGTTCTCTGGCGTCGTCGAGGGTGTCGGTGCAGACGTCCTCGATATCGAGATAGGTGACAGAGTGGTATGCTGGCCTACGATCGCCTGTGGCAAGTGCCTCGCATGTTCGTCCGAACGCCCTCAGGATTGCACCGATCGGCGCATCATCGGCCTTCACGTTGATGGTGCCTTCGCGGGGCGTGTCACCGTCCCGGCGATCAACTGCCGAAAGGTGCCCGATAATCTTCCATTAGACATCGCTGCATTGGCAGAACCGCTTGCGGTTTCAGTTCACGCCGTGAATCTCGCGGAGATTTCGGACGGTGACCGCGTTGTCGTTCTAGGCCCTGGTCCAATCGGACTTGGTATGGCTTTCGTCGCATCCCAACGCGGCGCCGACGTGTTGATCGCTGGTTTCAATGATGATGTGCGCCTGCAACACGCGCGGGATCTTGGCATTGCTGGCACCGTAGATCTCGCAACTGAAACACTCGCTGAAGCAGTTCAACGACATTTCGGTCGGCCGGTTGACCGCGTCCTGGAAGCCACTGGCATCAGCACGTCTGTGGCGGAAGGTCTCGCCATTCTTCGTTCCAGCGGCATCTTCGTCGTAGCAGGCATTCACTCGCGTCCTCTGGAGCTCGACCTCACCCGGTTTGTGCGTGAGAAGAAGCAACTCCGAGCAGCTCATGACACGACCAATGAGGCGCTCCTGGAGGCAATCTCTCTCTTGGCTGAACACACACACCTTCTGTCGACTCTAGCGACACACCGCCTCCCCCTTTCACGAGCCGCCGAGGGGTTCGAACTCGCCCGCAGCCGAGAGGCCGTCAAGGTCCTCCTAATTCCTGAAGGACAACACGTATGA
- a CDS encoding GntR family transcriptional regulator, producing MSRRLVQNYEQTGEGEDWARPLVKENLSERAYSDLKNALMHGKLKPGERLRLRPMSARFGISATPMREALLRLVSEKTLTLDARGTVVVPTLSLDELVEIRSIRVDLEGRAAAAAAERATEAEINTLEAIHSEISECHRLQQFERAIVLNTEFHLGLCRSGRMPITYDIVEGLWMRCGPILSHLYDGGLPDWEPHPHKRIIAALKARDSAAAEEAIKEDIVRGGQGLLAYVKAADKTD from the coding sequence GTGTCAAGACGGCTGGTGCAGAATTATGAGCAGACCGGGGAGGGGGAGGACTGGGCTCGCCCGCTCGTCAAGGAAAACCTGAGCGAAAGGGCTTACTCCGACCTCAAGAACGCGCTCATGCACGGCAAGTTGAAGCCGGGCGAGCGATTAAGACTGCGTCCGATGTCGGCGCGTTTTGGGATCAGCGCGACCCCCATGCGCGAAGCCTTGCTGCGCCTCGTCAGCGAGAAGACGCTCACTTTGGACGCACGAGGCACCGTCGTCGTTCCCACCTTGAGCCTAGATGAGCTTGTCGAGATCCGCAGTATCCGCGTCGACTTGGAGGGACGGGCGGCTGCGGCGGCGGCCGAACGCGCCACGGAAGCCGAGATCAACACCTTAGAAGCGATTCATTCAGAAATATCGGAATGTCATCGCCTTCAACAATTCGAACGGGCAATCGTTCTGAACACGGAGTTCCACCTCGGGCTCTGCCGTTCGGGGCGAATGCCCATCACCTACGATATCGTGGAAGGCCTGTGGATGCGCTGTGGCCCGATCTTATCACACCTCTACGACGGTGGCTTGCCCGACTGGGAACCGCATCCGCACAAGAGGATCATCGCTGCACTTAAGGCCCGGGACTCCGCAGCAGCCGAGGAGGCCATCAAGGAAGACATCGTCCGAGGAGGACAAGG